Proteins encoded by one window of Deltaproteobacteria bacterium:
- the rplU gene encoding 50S ribosomal protein L21 has product MDYAVIRSGGKQYRVSPGDTLRLEKLAGEPGSSFAFEEVLLASGDGGIQVGKPLVPGLRVLGEIVRHEKAKKILVFKKKRRKNYRRKQGHRQNLTIVRVTGIERGAGA; this is encoded by the coding sequence ATGGACTACGCGGTCATCCGTTCCGGCGGCAAGCAGTATCGGGTCAGCCCCGGCGACACCCTCCGGCTCGAGAAGCTCGCGGGAGAACCCGGCTCCAGCTTCGCGTTCGAGGAGGTGCTGCTCGCCTCCGGTGACGGCGGGATCCAGGTGGGCAAGCCGCTGGTCCCGGGCCTCCGGGTCCTCGGCGAGATCGTGCGCCACGAGAAGGCCAAGAAGATCCTGGTCTTCAAGAAGAAGCGCCGGAAGAACTACCGCCGGAAGCAGGGTCATCGGCAGAACCTCACGATCGTGCGAGTGACC
- a CDS encoding divalent-cation tolerance protein CutA — protein sequence MTAAVVILSTAGSRDEAERIAAALVEERLAACVNLVDPITSIYRWQGKVARAAEVLMVIKTRRARAARLTARLRALHGYDVPEAIVLPIASGSAPYLRWLAAETSAPRAKRRRRSAPAPPAPRSVRPRPR from the coding sequence GTGACCGCGGCGGTCGTGATCCTGTCGACCGCCGGCTCGCGGGACGAGGCGGAGCGGATCGCGGCGGCGCTCGTCGAGGAGCGCTTGGCGGCCTGCGTGAACCTCGTCGACCCGATCACGTCGATCTATCGCTGGCAGGGGAAGGTCGCGCGCGCCGCCGAGGTGCTGATGGTCATCAAGACGCGACGCGCCCGCGCGGCCAGGCTGACGGCGCGCTTGCGCGCGCTCCACGGGTACGACGTGCCCGAGGCGATCGTGCTGCCGATCGCTTCCGGGTCGGCGCCGTATCTCCGCTGGCTCGCCGCCGAAACGAGCGCGCCGCGAGCGAAGCGACGGCGCCGGTCGGCGCCCGCGCCACCGGCGCCACGATCGGTCCGGCCGCGGCCGCGCTAG
- a CDS encoding alpha/beta hydrolase, translated as MRAVTGPTSQFFVSQRLRLHYVDWGNEDAPPLVLVHGGRDHCRNWDWVAERLRRDWHVLAPDLRGHGDSQWVTGANYAMADYVYDLAQLVHQKKLAPVTIVGHSLGGALSLSYTGLRPENVAKLIAVEGLGPPPTVIAERAKMQVHERMTAWIDSMRALAGRVPRKYASIDEALARMQSENTRLTPEQARHLTVHGVNQNEDGTYSWKFDNYVRAFSPYSFNVGDARALWRRITCPTLLVRGMESWVGDPLADGRADFFANARVVNVEKAGHWVHHDQLEVFLDVVTGFLGGRA; from the coding sequence ATGCGGGCCGTGACCGGGCCGACCTCGCAGTTCTTCGTGTCGCAACGCCTCCGTTTGCACTACGTCGACTGGGGGAACGAGGACGCCCCGCCGCTCGTGCTCGTGCACGGCGGGCGCGACCACTGCCGGAACTGGGATTGGGTCGCGGAGCGGCTGCGGCGGGACTGGCACGTCCTTGCGCCGGATCTCCGGGGGCACGGCGACTCCCAGTGGGTCACGGGAGCGAACTACGCGATGGCCGACTACGTCTACGATCTCGCCCAGCTCGTGCACCAGAAGAAGCTCGCACCCGTCACGATCGTCGGGCATTCGCTCGGCGGGGCGCTCAGCCTCTCGTACACCGGCCTCCGTCCCGAGAACGTCGCCAAGCTGATCGCCGTCGAGGGGCTCGGGCCGCCGCCGACCGTCATCGCCGAGCGGGCGAAGATGCAGGTTCACGAGCGCATGACCGCGTGGATCGACTCGATGCGCGCGCTCGCGGGACGGGTGCCGCGGAAGTACGCATCGATCGACGAGGCGCTCGCGCGCATGCAGAGCGAGAACACGCGGCTCACGCCGGAGCAGGCCCGCCACCTGACGGTCCACGGCGTCAATCAGAACGAGGACGGTACGTACAGCTGGAAGTTCGACAACTACGTGCGCGCGTTTTCGCCGTACTCCTTCAACGTCGGCGACGCGCGCGCGCTCTGGCGCCGCATCACCTGCCCGACCCTCCTTGTCCGCGGCATGGAGAGCTGGGTCGGCGATCCGCTCGCGGACGGCCGCGCCGATTTCTTCGCCAACGCACGCGTCGTGAACGTCGAGAAAGCCGGCCACTGGGTCCACCACGACCAACTCGAGGTGTTCCTCGACGTCGTGACGGGTTTCCTCGGGGGGCGCGCGTAG
- the plsX gene encoding phosphate acyltransferase PlsX, with protein MPVIAVDAMGGDLAPEEIVKGVAAASLATAIECVLVGDEPRIQAVLDTLSYDPAHIRIHHAADAVGMQEPPREALRAKRDASIRVGASLVAEGQADALVSAGNTGACLLACAREFRTIKGVRKPALASVYSRHTDHPGQDPLAMLLDVGATVRCDAADLVQFAVMGSAWAHCVSKVARPRVGLLNMGAEPFRGGDVLAEAHERLAALPAIDFVGNVEGSDVAKGRADVIVCEGLLGSVVLKFIEGITDVVNDVASHAVKQRFVWRLGMRLLSRGLREVAHLTDHATYAGAPLLGFEQLLVKAHERSRAPAIANAVKLAAKTVRDGVVAEIAAGIQAVRA; from the coding sequence ATGCCAGTCATAGCGGTGGATGCGATGGGAGGAGACTTGGCTCCCGAGGAGATCGTGAAGGGCGTCGCCGCCGCGTCGCTCGCGACTGCGATCGAGTGCGTGCTCGTCGGCGACGAGCCGCGCATCCAGGCGGTGTTGGACACTCTGTCGTACGACCCGGCGCACATCCGCATCCATCACGCCGCCGACGCGGTCGGCATGCAGGAGCCGCCGCGCGAGGCCTTGCGGGCGAAGCGCGACGCGTCGATCCGGGTCGGCGCGTCGCTCGTCGCCGAAGGACAGGCGGACGCGCTCGTGAGCGCCGGCAACACGGGGGCGTGCCTCCTCGCGTGCGCCCGCGAGTTCCGCACCATCAAGGGCGTACGGAAACCCGCGCTCGCGAGCGTCTACTCACGGCACACCGATCATCCGGGGCAGGACCCGCTGGCGATGCTGCTCGACGTCGGCGCGACCGTGCGCTGCGATGCTGCCGACCTCGTGCAGTTCGCCGTGATGGGCAGCGCGTGGGCGCACTGCGTGTCGAAGGTCGCGCGGCCGCGGGTCGGTCTCCTCAACATGGGAGCGGAGCCGTTCCGCGGCGGCGACGTGCTCGCCGAGGCGCACGAGCGCCTGGCGGCGCTGCCGGCGATCGACTTCGTCGGCAACGTGGAGGGCAGCGACGTCGCGAAGGGCCGCGCCGACGTGATCGTGTGCGAGGGGCTGCTCGGCAGCGTCGTGCTGAAGTTCATCGAGGGCATCACCGACGTCGTGAACGACGTGGCGAGCCACGCCGTGAAGCAGCGTTTCGTGTGGCGGCTCGGCATGCGTCTCCTGTCGCGCGGACTCCGCGAGGTGGCGCATCTCACCGATCACGCGACCTACGCGGGCGCGCCGCTCCTCGGCTTCGAGCAGCTCCTGGTGAAGGCGCACGAGCGCTCGCGCGCGCCGGCGATCGCCAACGCGGTGAAGCTCGCGGCGAAGACGGTGCGCGACGGCGTCGTCGCCGAGATCGCGGCGGGCATCCAGGCGGTGCGGGCGTGA